Proteins from a single region of Meiothermus cerbereus DSM 11376:
- a CDS encoding ABC transporter ATP-binding protein: MAKIRLEHIYKRYGGKVTAVKDFNLETEDGEFVVFVGPSGCGKTTTLRMIAGLEDITEGKLYIGERLVNDVPPKDRDIAMVFQNYALYPHMNVYENMAFGLRLRRVPKDEIDRRVKEAARIIKIDHLLHRKPRELSGGQRQRVAMGRAIVREPKVFLFDEPLSNLDAKLRVEMRAEISKLQRRLGVTTVYVTHDQVEAMTLGQRIVVMKDGEMLQVDTPLNLYDFPETKFVAGFIGSPSMNFIRSRVQVEGGSAYFVGEGFKIKANETLGASLLPYNGKEVWMGVRPEHLGLKGWTPIPEGENVIKGKVEVVEPLGADTEVHVDVAGNMLTAKVDGHAMVLPSDAVELLVDTSKLHAFEVDGHEKAIGHATVKDSRSVTRV, translated from the coding sequence ATGGCAAAAATCCGTCTGGAGCACATCTACAAGAGGTATGGCGGCAAGGTAACAGCGGTCAAGGACTTCAACCTCGAGACCGAAGACGGCGAGTTTGTGGTGTTTGTAGGCCCCTCGGGCTGCGGCAAGACCACCACCCTGCGCATGATTGCCGGTCTGGAAGACATCACCGAGGGCAAGCTCTACATCGGCGAGCGCTTGGTCAACGATGTGCCGCCCAAAGACCGCGATATCGCCATGGTCTTCCAGAACTACGCCCTCTACCCCCACATGAACGTCTACGAGAACATGGCCTTTGGCCTGCGGCTGCGCCGGGTTCCCAAGGACGAAATTGACCGTCGGGTCAAGGAAGCTGCCCGCATCATCAAAATTGACCACCTCCTGCACCGCAAGCCCCGCGAACTCTCGGGTGGGCAGCGCCAGCGGGTGGCCATGGGCCGGGCCATCGTGCGGGAACCCAAGGTGTTCTTGTTCGACGAGCCGCTTTCCAACCTCGATGCTAAGCTGCGTGTGGAGATGCGAGCGGAAATTTCCAAGCTCCAGCGCCGCCTGGGTGTGACCACCGTCTACGTGACCCACGACCAGGTCGAGGCCATGACCCTGGGCCAGCGGATTGTGGTCATGAAGGACGGTGAGATGTTGCAGGTAGACACCCCCCTCAACCTCTACGACTTCCCCGAGACCAAGTTTGTGGCAGGCTTTATCGGCTCCCCCTCCATGAACTTCATCCGCTCGAGGGTGCAGGTAGAGGGTGGCAGTGCCTACTTTGTGGGGGAGGGCTTCAAGATAAAGGCCAACGAGACCCTGGGTGCCAGCCTGCTGCCTTACAACGGCAAGGAAGTCTGGATGGGCGTTCGCCCCGAACACCTTGGACTCAAGGGCTGGACCCCCATTCCTGAAGGGGAGAATGTTATCAAAGGGAAGGTTGAAGTGGTGGAGCCTCTGGGCGCCGACACCGAAGTGCATGTTGATGTAGCAGGTAACATGCTGACCGCCAAGGTAGATGGTCACGCCATGGTGCTACCCAGCGATGCAGTCGAACTCCTGGTGGATACCAGCAAGCTGCACGCCTTCGAAGTGGACGGCCACGAAAAAGCCATTGGCCACGCTACGGTCAAAGACAGCCGCTCGGTGACCCGAGTTTAG
- the udk gene encoding uridine kinase has protein sequence MIGFVSRAFVIGIAGGTGSGKTTVTEAVMGAVGPEQVALLPMDNYYKDNAHLPFEERLKLSYDHPDAFDLELYLSHIRQLAAGQPVSVPVYSFKEYTRSPETILVKPAPVVVLEGIMLLVDATLRAQMNLKVFVDTDADVRFIRRLQRDIVERGRTAQSVIQQYLEQVRPMHLSFVEPSKRYADVIIPHGGHNEEALAMLTARVRSLVQDNKVGQGRWL, from the coding sequence ATGATTGGCTTTGTGAGTCGAGCTTTTGTGATTGGAATTGCTGGAGGAACCGGTAGCGGCAAGACCACCGTAACTGAGGCGGTGATGGGCGCGGTAGGGCCAGAGCAGGTGGCCCTGCTGCCGATGGACAACTACTACAAAGACAACGCCCACCTGCCTTTTGAAGAGCGCCTCAAGCTGAGCTACGACCACCCCGATGCGTTCGACCTCGAGCTTTATCTATCACACATCCGGCAGCTGGCGGCGGGTCAGCCGGTCTCGGTTCCGGTTTACTCCTTCAAGGAATACACCCGTTCCCCTGAGACCATTCTGGTCAAGCCCGCCCCGGTGGTGGTGCTCGAGGGCATCATGCTGCTGGTGGATGCTACCCTCCGTGCCCAGATGAACCTTAAGGTTTTTGTGGACACCGACGCCGATGTGCGCTTTATCCGGCGTTTGCAGCGCGATATTGTCGAGCGCGGGCGCACTGCCCAGAGCGTGATCCAGCAATACCTCGAGCAGGTGCGCCCCATGCACCTATCCTTTGTGGAGCCCTCCAAGCGTTATGCCGACGTGATTATCCCCCACGGGGGGCATAATGAAGAGGCTCTGGCCATGCTGACCGCACGGGTGCGCAGCCTGGTGCAGGACAACAAAGTGGGGCAGGGGAGATGGTTGTGA